From Chryseobacterium shandongense, the proteins below share one genomic window:
- a CDS encoding glyoxalase, protein MPDKTDLREQLSIPVSGDTSDTQAFQSKTLRPILKLQNEIYHMLFQNYAVSKISDFNSLTTEKKLSFIDQSLRKDHALRNIFIGMTVGMLTAEEMKTYIPDKNIFNKRIITMITERLKSQMEK, encoded by the coding sequence ATGCCAGACAAAACAGACCTCAGAGAACAACTATCGATTCCTGTATCAGGCGATACAAGCGATACGCAAGCATTTCAGAGCAAGACGCTCCGCCCGATCCTGAAATTACAGAACGAAATTTATCATATGCTGTTTCAGAATTATGCAGTATCCAAAATATCAGATTTTAATTCTTTAACGACAGAAAAAAAACTGAGTTTCATTGATCAGAGTCTCCGGAAGGATCATGCATTGAGAAACATATTCATCGGAATGACTGTAGGAATGTTGACTGCTGAAGAGATGAAAACCTATATTCCGGACAAGAATATTTTTAACAAAAGAATTATCACAATGATCACTGAACGGCTGAAAAGTCAGATGGAAAAATAA
- a CDS encoding magnesium transporter CorA family protein: MPIETIYRDSQCEWVDVEAPSAEDLKFLHERYEINNLLLEDTLDPNHLPKYEEDGDVKFFLLRESTELERKNLNTISDISTKIGIFLLGRTIITVHRMKTKSLSETKKQLSSLTSEVTADHIALNIALLIMKSFDDESVSLFETMDNIESEIFLKNTNHTNQIKRLYKLKRKSGLNSRVLTISTDAIDKFRLLNLQDSEIYDLKDKHKDVVADFEHLNIQITNLISMFLALSDQKANQVMKVLAIYSVYFLPITFIAGVYGMNFDNMPELHTKYGYFFTLGLMALVVICTFIYARRKQW, translated from the coding sequence ATGCCAATTGAGACCATTTACAGAGACTCCCAGTGCGAATGGGTAGATGTCGAAGCTCCGTCTGCGGAAGACCTGAAATTTTTGCATGAAAGATATGAGATTAATAATCTTCTGCTAGAAGATACCTTGGATCCCAACCATCTTCCCAAATATGAAGAAGACGGTGATGTGAAATTTTTCCTGCTGCGCGAGAGTACGGAACTGGAACGTAAAAACCTCAATACAATAAGCGACATCAGCACCAAAATCGGGATTTTCCTTTTGGGAAGAACGATCATTACTGTCCACCGGATGAAAACCAAAAGCCTTTCCGAGACCAAGAAACAGCTTTCCAGCCTAACCTCTGAAGTTACAGCCGACCATATTGCCCTGAACATTGCTCTGCTGATCATGAAAAGCTTTGATGATGAATCGGTAAGTCTTTTTGAAACCATGGATAATATTGAAAGTGAAATTTTTCTTAAAAATACAAACCACACTAATCAGATTAAAAGATTATATAAACTGAAAAGAAAATCGGGCCTGAATTCCAGGGTGCTTACCATTTCAACCGATGCTATCGACAAGTTTAGGCTTTTGAATCTGCAGGATTCGGAGATTTATGATTTAAAAGACAAACATAAAGATGTAGTGGCCGATTTTGAGCATTTGAATATCCAGATTACCAACCTTATCTCCATGTTTCTTGCTTTATCGGACCAAAAAGCCAACCAGGTTATGAAAGTTCTGGCAATCTATTCCGTTTATTTTTTACCGATTACTTTTATCGCCGGTGTTTACGGAATGAACTTTGACAATATGCCGGAACTCCACACCAAGTACGGTTATTTTTTCACACTCGGACTGATGGCTCTAGTAGTGATCTGTACTTTTATCTATGCCAGAAGAAAACAGTGGTAA
- a CDS encoding patatin-like phospholipase family protein — MKPEILKKILEENVLSRESKEKLAAMHDRISAKEFSDLLDAEGNQYVEFVQEGGGVWGSALVGYLYGLEIFGIRFLKVAGTSAGAINTILIAACKSKEDAKSETIKDILFNWNFADFMDGKPYVRSTIHAMLNNKNFLKINSYLAIGILLFFGVLAFVYPTEKIWQTKILFSIPMLLVIVGVLFFAKFYSDLRKRNSGLNPGNTFLATMKEALDIFGIKTVANLNEKFVKTGKDLNLNYRYGNEMQYYNKALESIEEIRINNLEHIDKIRYKIFYDSTVNNEYYKKDPFYLLKSEYIVITTDINAKIKVELPTMANLYWSEEELKHISPAEFVRASMSVPFFFEPMQKAINKNDDSVKYAWKFWMNTLPENINPAGVFIDGGSISNFPIDLFHATDIFYPRMPLFGVQLTSDSDLLSEKGKTASQVLKSPLSYAGNIISTLKGFNDKTFLTKHTFYHLFSIQTVNCGSSSWLNFFMKRDEKEELFNRGFQAALDFLNNFEWDQYKCERMMLSMKEKKILKEEDTKTVG; from the coding sequence ATGAAACCGGAAATCCTGAAAAAAATACTGGAAGAAAATGTTCTTTCAAGAGAATCTAAAGAAAAGCTGGCTGCAATGCATGACCGCATTTCGGCAAAAGAATTTTCAGATCTTTTAGATGCAGAAGGAAATCAATATGTAGAATTTGTACAGGAAGGCGGCGGTGTCTGGGGAAGTGCTCTGGTAGGTTATCTGTACGGACTGGAAATCTTCGGGATCCGTTTTCTGAAAGTTGCGGGAACCAGTGCCGGAGCCATCAATACTATACTCATTGCTGCCTGCAAATCGAAAGAAGATGCAAAAAGTGAAACCATTAAAGATATCCTCTTTAACTGGAACTTTGCCGATTTTATGGACGGAAAACCGTATGTAAGGAGTACGATCCATGCCATGCTGAACAATAAAAATTTTCTTAAAATTAATTCATACCTCGCCATCGGGATTCTTCTCTTTTTCGGAGTGCTGGCTTTTGTGTATCCGACAGAAAAAATATGGCAGACAAAAATTCTCTTCTCGATTCCTATGCTTTTGGTGATTGTTGGGGTTTTATTTTTTGCAAAATTTTATTCTGATCTGAGGAAAAGAAATTCGGGGCTAAATCCTGGAAATACTTTTCTGGCAACTATGAAAGAAGCCCTCGATATATTCGGAATTAAAACAGTTGCCAACCTGAATGAAAAGTTTGTAAAAACAGGAAAAGATCTCAACCTCAACTACCGTTACGGAAATGAAATGCAATATTATAACAAGGCACTCGAAAGCATTGAGGAGATCCGGATCAACAACTTGGAACATATTGATAAGATCAGGTATAAAATATTCTACGACAGTACGGTAAACAATGAATATTATAAAAAAGATCCTTTTTACCTCCTGAAATCGGAATATATCGTAATTACTACCGACATTAATGCTAAAATAAAAGTCGAACTTCCGACCATGGCCAATCTGTACTGGTCTGAAGAGGAACTGAAGCACATCAGTCCGGCTGAGTTTGTACGTGCTTCGATGTCGGTACCGTTCTTTTTTGAGCCGATGCAGAAAGCAATTAATAAAAATGATGATTCTGTGAAATATGCCTGGAAATTCTGGATGAATACGCTTCCCGAAAATATTAATCCCGCAGGAGTTTTTATTGATGGCGGCAGCATTTCTAATTTTCCGATTGACCTTTTCCATGCCACCGATATTTTTTATCCGAGAATGCCTTTGTTCGGGGTACAGCTTACCAGTGATTCTGATCTCCTTTCAGAAAAGGGAAAAACGGCTTCACAGGTTCTCAAATCTCCCCTTTCCTATGCAGGAAACATTATCAGCACCTTAAAAGGATTTAACGATAAAACTTTTCTTACTAAACATACGTTTTATCATCTGTTCAGCATCCAGACCGTAAATTGCGGAAGCAGCAGCTGGCTAAACTTCTTCATGAAAAGGGACGAAAAAGAAGAACTTTTCAACCGCGGTTTTCAGGCTGCCCTCGATTTTCTTAATAATTTTGAATGGGACCAATATAAATGTGAACGCATGATGCTTTCTATGAAGGAGAAAAAGATTCTGAAGGAAGAGGATACGAAAACGGTGGGTTAA
- a CDS encoding DNA-3-methyladenine glycosylase I, producing the protein MSYCSAIERMSPEDRKALHKNYHDNHYGFPIHDDNELFGRLVMEINQAGLSWETILKKEEGFRKAYDNFDIQKVAAYTEADRERLLNDPGIIRNKLKVNAAIENAKTIVELQNEFGSFEKWLEYHHPKTLPEWMKLFKKTFKFTGGEIVNEFLMSIGYLKGAHSEDCSIYKDVLKKKPLWLKGGL; encoded by the coding sequence ATGAGTTACTGTTCAGCAATAGAAAGGATGAGCCCCGAAGACCGAAAGGCACTCCATAAAAATTACCACGACAACCATTACGGTTTCCCAATTCACGATGACAATGAATTGTTCGGAAGATTGGTGATGGAGATCAACCAGGCTGGGCTTAGCTGGGAAACGATCTTGAAAAAGGAAGAAGGCTTCAGAAAGGCGTATGACAATTTTGATATTCAAAAAGTTGCGGCATATACGGAAGCGGATCGAGAAAGGCTGTTAAACGATCCCGGAATAATCAGAAATAAATTAAAGGTAAATGCAGCCATAGAAAATGCAAAAACCATTGTTGAACTGCAAAACGAATTTGGCTCATTTGAAAAGTGGCTGGAATACCATCACCCGAAAACCCTGCCGGAATGGATGAAGCTTTTCAAGAAAACTTTCAAATTTACAGGCGGTGAAATTGTGAATGAATTCCTGATGAGTATCGGGTATTTAAAAGGAGCACATTCTGAAGATTGCAGCATTTATAAGGATGTACTGAAGAAAAAACCTTTGTGGTTAAAGGGCGGACTTTAA